The Photobacterium sanguinicancri genome includes the window AATCGGCGATTGTTTGTTATTAAGCAGATTGACTTTCTCTTCAATAATATCAACCGCAATAACCTGATGATGCTGGGCAAGCAGCATCGCGTTTGACAGGCCGACATAGCCTGTACCTGCAATAGCAATTTTCATAAATAGTCCATCTCAATTGATGCGTTAGAATATTATATATACACGATAAATTAAATGACTCATGTCGTAACGCCAACCGAATAATCCATCACGCCCTTAAAATGGCATTCATTGTACTCCCCTAAAAAGGGGGCGGCGGTTTCATCGCGTACTGATCTGTATGCGAGGGGCAAGTCTCACACATCCGGGGGGCGTCGGCACCGCAGCCACACCGTTTGCTCTGCTGCGCTTCACGCCGCACTCTCTTGCCATCGCGCCAGCGTTAACGCGTCGACGTACTCATGGTAATAACGGTGTTCATCGTTGCCACGACGCTCAGAACGCGCTATGGTTGAAGGGTTGAAGTTCATAGGTGGCCTCGTTTGATGATGCATTGAACGGGGCTTTCTCTATCTCTTAGAGTACTGCCTATTCGTAAACTCTCACCCCCTCCCTACCAATACATTAACAATCAAACAATTAAGCCAACATCACCCCACCCTATGAGACATAAAACGGCCTTAACATGGTGATTTGAGACAGATCTGCGCGGCTGACGGTGAGGCGAACATCCCCGACTTACAGCGCATTAAATTTTTCCACCATATCCTTATCAATCTCCTTGATGAGATCAGGTGACAAGCCAAGCTGTTTGGCCTCATGACTAAACGAGCGTGTTTTTTCAAATATTTCCTCAGCCATAACCATGATCGCTTTCTTTGAAGATAACCCCGACTGAGCCGCTAACGGGTCTAGTGCATTCTTTGGCGTTCGGCCATTACCACCAAATACCGTCATATGCTCTTTATAAGGGTTAGGCTGATTTAAGCATGTCGAAGCACATCCTCTATTGAGGTAAATTCAGGCTCAGACGACTTTGTCAGCGCTTTCACTTTTTTCAAGTCACCGACTGTCTCATAAAGCATGAGAAACTGACGCAATGAGATGTTGCCAGATAACTCAAACTTTCGGATCGTTGCGTAAGGCACGCCAGAGAGATCGGCCATTTTCTGAACACTGAGTTTATCTTTTTTACGAGCAGATTTAATAAACTCTTTGAGTTCCATCTGCAAATCATAAGCGGTATAGAGAGATAACATGCATGCCTCTTAAATTGCTACTATGATATCGATTATGGCGCCAAAAGCGGCATTTTTGCCATTATTGTAGCAAATTAAAAAGTGAGATAATGACTAACCCGACGATCAACACAAGTACAGGATTAACTAGGCAAACAAATGACAAAAACCTATTTCAATCCATAGAAACGAACGGCGTTTTAATCGGTGAGAAGGGAAGGGCCTTAAACCAATCTCGGTATCTAGCAGGTTTTCTTCAACCAATAGATTAAATTGTTTTAATTAACGACTCTGCAATGCTTTTAAATGAAGCAAAGCAGGTATCAAAATCATGAGGCTCGGCGTTAAATACCATTGGTGTGACAAAGTCTTGAAAGCGTTGGCGAAAAATAGGGTTTTCCTCAAGTTCTTGCAATCCGAGTTGCAGCTCTTGCTTTGGAGCGGCAACAAACTCTGCATGCTGATTACCAAAACGTTCAATGTCTTCTTCAAGCACCGTTTTAAATATCGGTGTAAGCGCTTTAAGGTCGTAGTTTTCCGTCTGTTCCTCAGTCTTTAAAATGCAGTAAATATCATAGATATGGCGCACAAGAGTGGCATCATCCTTACGCTGTGTATCGCGCTTCACTGACATTGTACGGCGCAACATTGAAATCACTTTTTCAACTAAGGTAGCGTGGATCGAGACGCAATCGAAAGCTTTCACTTCTTGTGGTTGTTTATACAGCTCCGCAACCAGTGATTGAATGCTACGAGGTTCTACATCAAGTAACGGGATTGTCTCCATCAATTCCAGCTTAATAA containing:
- a CDS encoding helix-turn-helix domain-containing protein, with the translated sequence MLSLYTAYDLQMELKEFIKSARKKDKLSVQKMADLSGVPYATIRKFELSGNISLRQFLMLYETVGDLKKVKALTKSSEPEFTSIEDVLRHA
- a CDS encoding nucleotidyl transferase AbiEii/AbiGii toxin family protein is translated as MVFSGGTALAKSNVKILRMSEDVDIKLIPKPAFDELSRAKKKVARKICINEIELAITQSELFRVEARIVRDEYRYVELELRYPQQFNQAPCLRPIIKLELMETIPLLDVEPRSIQSLVAELYKQPQEVKAFDCVSIHATLVEKVISMLRRTMSVKRDTQRKDDATLVRHIYDIYCILKTEEQTENYDLKALTPIFKTVLEEDIERFGNQHAEFVAAPKQELQLGLQELEENPIFRQRFQDFVTPMVFNAEPHDFDTCFASFKSIAESLIKTI